In one Lolium rigidum isolate FL_2022 chromosome 3, APGP_CSIRO_Lrig_0.1, whole genome shotgun sequence genomic region, the following are encoded:
- the LOC124699036 gene encoding noroxomaritidine/norcraugsodine reductase-like isoform X1, whose translation MAAAAAASRRSMGERWGLAGTTALVTGGSKGIGHAIVEELAGLGARVHTCSRNAAELEECRRRWEEKNLRVTVSVCDVSVRAEREKLMDTVKRAFGGKLDVLVNNAAQSMVKPATECTGEDYARVMATNLESCFHLAQLAHPLLLSGRGRGGGGGGGSVVHISSIAGFVGFAGLTVYSMTKGAMNQLTRSLAVEWASDGIRVNCVAPGGINTDIAKNVQETMDPEMVSSQAARVPMGRLGETAEVASVVAFLCMPGASYITGQVLCVDGGCTIA comes from the exons AtggccgctgctgccgccgcatCACGCCGGAGCATGGGGGAGAGGTGGGGCCTTGCCGGCACCACAGCGCTCGTCACCGGCGGCAGCAAAGGGATCGG GCATGCGATTGTGGAGGAGCTGGCTGGGCTCGGCGCGAGGGTGCACACGTGCTCCCGGAACGCGGCGGAGCTGGAGGAGTGCCGTCGGCGGTGGGAGGAGAAGAACCTCCGCGTCACCGTCTCCGTCTGCGACGTCTCCGTGCGCGCCGAGAGGGAGAAGCTCATGGACACGGTGAAGCGAGCCTTCGGCGGCAAGCTGGACGTCCTGGTGAACAACGCGGCGCAGTCGATGGTGAAGCCGGCGACGGAGTGCACCGGCGAGGACTACGCGCGGGTGATGGCCACCAACCTCGAATCGTGCTTCCACCTCGCCCAGCTCGCGCACCCGCTGCTGCTCTCTGGCCGcggcagaggtggcggcggcggcggaggaagcgtcGTCCACATCTCCTCCATCGCCGGGTTCGTCGGCTTCGCGGGCCTCACCGTCTACTCCATGACGAAAGGAGCCATGAACCAGCTCACCCGCAGCCTCGCCGTTGAGTGGGCCAGCGACGGCATACGGGTGAACTGTGTCGCGCCCGGCGGCATCAACACCGACATCGCCAAAAACGTG CAGGAGACTATGGACCCGGAGATGGTGAGCAGCCAGGCAGCGAGGGTGCCGATGGGGCGGCTGGGCGAGACGGCGGAGGTGGCTTCGGTGGTAGCATTCCTCTGCATGCCGGGGGCCTCCTATATCACCGGCCAAGTCCTCTGCGTCGACGGAGGATGCACCATTGCTTGA
- the LOC124699036 gene encoding noroxomaritidine/norcraugsodine reductase-like isoform X2: MGERWGLAGTTALVTGGSKGIGHAIVEELAGLGARVHTCSRNAAELEECRRRWEEKNLRVTVSVCDVSVRAEREKLMDTVKRAFGGKLDVLVNNAAQSMVKPATECTGEDYARVMATNLESCFHLAQLAHPLLLSGRGRGGGGGGGSVVHISSIAGFVGFAGLTVYSMTKGAMNQLTRSLAVEWASDGIRVNCVAPGGINTDIAKNVTMDPEMVSSQAARVPMGRLGETAEVASVVAFLCMPGASYITGQVLCVDGGCTIA, encoded by the exons ATGGGGGAGAGGTGGGGCCTTGCCGGCACCACAGCGCTCGTCACCGGCGGCAGCAAAGGGATCGG GCATGCGATTGTGGAGGAGCTGGCTGGGCTCGGCGCGAGGGTGCACACGTGCTCCCGGAACGCGGCGGAGCTGGAGGAGTGCCGTCGGCGGTGGGAGGAGAAGAACCTCCGCGTCACCGTCTCCGTCTGCGACGTCTCCGTGCGCGCCGAGAGGGAGAAGCTCATGGACACGGTGAAGCGAGCCTTCGGCGGCAAGCTGGACGTCCTGGTGAACAACGCGGCGCAGTCGATGGTGAAGCCGGCGACGGAGTGCACCGGCGAGGACTACGCGCGGGTGATGGCCACCAACCTCGAATCGTGCTTCCACCTCGCCCAGCTCGCGCACCCGCTGCTGCTCTCTGGCCGcggcagaggtggcggcggcggcggaggaagcgtcGTCCACATCTCCTCCATCGCCGGGTTCGTCGGCTTCGCGGGCCTCACCGTCTACTCCATGACGAAAGGAGCCATGAACCAGCTCACCCGCAGCCTCGCCGTTGAGTGGGCCAGCGACGGCATACGGGTGAACTGTGTCGCGCCCGGCGGCATCAACACCGACATCGCCAAAAACGTG ACTATGGACCCGGAGATGGTGAGCAGCCAGGCAGCGAGGGTGCCGATGGGGCGGCTGGGCGAGACGGCGGAGGTGGCTTCGGTGGTAGCATTCCTCTGCATGCCGGGGGCCTCCTATATCACCGGCCAAGTCCTCTGCGTCGACGGAGGATGCACCATTGCTTGA
- the LOC124699036 gene encoding noroxomaritidine/norcraugsodine reductase-like isoform X3: MGERWGLAGTTALVTGGSKGIGHAIVEELAGLGARVHTCSRNAAELEECRRRWEEKNLRVTVSVCDVSVRAEREKLMDTVKRAFGGKLDVLVNNAAQSMVKPATECTGEDYARVMATNLESCFHLAQLAHPLLLSGRGRGGGGGGGSVVHISSIAGFVGFAGLTVYSMTKGAMNQLTRSLAVEWASDGIRVNCVAPGGINTDIAKNTMDPEMVSSQAARVPMGRLGETAEVASVVAFLCMPGASYITGQVLCVDGGCTIA; this comes from the exons ATGGGGGAGAGGTGGGGCCTTGCCGGCACCACAGCGCTCGTCACCGGCGGCAGCAAAGGGATCGG GCATGCGATTGTGGAGGAGCTGGCTGGGCTCGGCGCGAGGGTGCACACGTGCTCCCGGAACGCGGCGGAGCTGGAGGAGTGCCGTCGGCGGTGGGAGGAGAAGAACCTCCGCGTCACCGTCTCCGTCTGCGACGTCTCCGTGCGCGCCGAGAGGGAGAAGCTCATGGACACGGTGAAGCGAGCCTTCGGCGGCAAGCTGGACGTCCTGGTGAACAACGCGGCGCAGTCGATGGTGAAGCCGGCGACGGAGTGCACCGGCGAGGACTACGCGCGGGTGATGGCCACCAACCTCGAATCGTGCTTCCACCTCGCCCAGCTCGCGCACCCGCTGCTGCTCTCTGGCCGcggcagaggtggcggcggcggcggaggaagcgtcGTCCACATCTCCTCCATCGCCGGGTTCGTCGGCTTCGCGGGCCTCACCGTCTACTCCATGACGAAAGGAGCCATGAACCAGCTCACCCGCAGCCTCGCCGTTGAGTGGGCCAGCGACGGCATACGGGTGAACTGTGTCGCGCCCGGCGGCATCAACACCGACATCGCCAAAAAC ACTATGGACCCGGAGATGGTGAGCAGCCAGGCAGCGAGGGTGCCGATGGGGCGGCTGGGCGAGACGGCGGAGGTGGCTTCGGTGGTAGCATTCCTCTGCATGCCGGGGGCCTCCTATATCACCGGCCAAGTCCTCTGCGTCGACGGAGGATGCACCATTGCTTGA
- the LOC124699036 gene encoding noroxomaritidine/norcraugsodine reductase-like isoform X5 yields MGERWGLAGTTALVTGGSKGIGHAIVEELAGLGARVHTCSRNAAELEECRRRWEEKNLRVTVSVCDVSVRAEREKLMDTVKRAFGGKLDVLVNNAAQSMVKPATECTGEDYARVMATNLESCFHLAQLAHPLLLSGRGRGGGGGGGSVVHISSIAGFVGFAGLTVYSMTKGAMNQLTRSLAVEWASDGIRVNCVAPGGINTDIAKNVETMDPEMVSSQAARVPMGRLGETAEVASVVAFLCMPGASYITGQVLCVDGGCTIA; encoded by the exons ATGGGGGAGAGGTGGGGCCTTGCCGGCACCACAGCGCTCGTCACCGGCGGCAGCAAAGGGATCGG GCATGCGATTGTGGAGGAGCTGGCTGGGCTCGGCGCGAGGGTGCACACGTGCTCCCGGAACGCGGCGGAGCTGGAGGAGTGCCGTCGGCGGTGGGAGGAGAAGAACCTCCGCGTCACCGTCTCCGTCTGCGACGTCTCCGTGCGCGCCGAGAGGGAGAAGCTCATGGACACGGTGAAGCGAGCCTTCGGCGGCAAGCTGGACGTCCTGGTGAACAACGCGGCGCAGTCGATGGTGAAGCCGGCGACGGAGTGCACCGGCGAGGACTACGCGCGGGTGATGGCCACCAACCTCGAATCGTGCTTCCACCTCGCCCAGCTCGCGCACCCGCTGCTGCTCTCTGGCCGcggcagaggtggcggcggcggcggaggaagcgtcGTCCACATCTCCTCCATCGCCGGGTTCGTCGGCTTCGCGGGCCTCACCGTCTACTCCATGACGAAAGGAGCCATGAACCAGCTCACCCGCAGCCTCGCCGTTGAGTGGGCCAGCGACGGCATACGGGTGAACTGTGTCGCGCCCGGCGGCATCAACACCGACATCGCCAAAAACGTG GAGACTATGGACCCGGAGATGGTGAGCAGCCAGGCAGCGAGGGTGCCGATGGGGCGGCTGGGCGAGACGGCGGAGGTGGCTTCGGTGGTAGCATTCCTCTGCATGCCGGGGGCCTCCTATATCACCGGCCAAGTCCTCTGCGTCGACGGAGGATGCACCATTGCTTGA
- the LOC124699036 gene encoding noroxomaritidine/norcraugsodine reductase-like isoform X4, with the protein MGERWGLAGTTALVTGGSKGIGHAIVEELAGLGARVHTCSRNAAELEECRRRWEEKNLRVTVSVCDVSVRAEREKLMDTVKRAFGGKLDVLVNNAAQSMVKPATECTGEDYARVMATNLESCFHLAQLAHPLLLSGRGRGGGGGGGSVVHISSIAGFVGFAGLTVYSMTKGAMNQLTRSLAVEWASDGIRVNCVAPGGINTDIQETMDPEMVSSQAARVPMGRLGETAEVASVVAFLCMPGASYITGQVLCVDGGCTIA; encoded by the exons ATGGGGGAGAGGTGGGGCCTTGCCGGCACCACAGCGCTCGTCACCGGCGGCAGCAAAGGGATCGG GCATGCGATTGTGGAGGAGCTGGCTGGGCTCGGCGCGAGGGTGCACACGTGCTCCCGGAACGCGGCGGAGCTGGAGGAGTGCCGTCGGCGGTGGGAGGAGAAGAACCTCCGCGTCACCGTCTCCGTCTGCGACGTCTCCGTGCGCGCCGAGAGGGAGAAGCTCATGGACACGGTGAAGCGAGCCTTCGGCGGCAAGCTGGACGTCCTGGTGAACAACGCGGCGCAGTCGATGGTGAAGCCGGCGACGGAGTGCACCGGCGAGGACTACGCGCGGGTGATGGCCACCAACCTCGAATCGTGCTTCCACCTCGCCCAGCTCGCGCACCCGCTGCTGCTCTCTGGCCGcggcagaggtggcggcggcggcggaggaagcgtcGTCCACATCTCCTCCATCGCCGGGTTCGTCGGCTTCGCGGGCCTCACCGTCTACTCCATGACGAAAGGAGCCATGAACCAGCTCACCCGCAGCCTCGCCGTTGAGTGGGCCAGCGACGGCATACGGGTGAACTGTGTCGCGCCCGGCGGCATCAACACCGACATC CAGGAGACTATGGACCCGGAGATGGTGAGCAGCCAGGCAGCGAGGGTGCCGATGGGGCGGCTGGGCGAGACGGCGGAGGTGGCTTCGGTGGTAGCATTCCTCTGCATGCCGGGGGCCTCCTATATCACCGGCCAAGTCCTCTGCGTCGACGGAGGATGCACCATTGCTTGA